One part of the Aliivibrio fischeri ATCC 7744 = JCM 18803 = DSM 507 genome encodes these proteins:
- the proB gene encoding glutamate 5-kinase, with amino-acid sequence MNTQSQTIVVKLGTSVLTGGTLKLDRAHMVELVRQCVQLKKAGHQVIVVTSGAIAAGREHLNYPELPKTMANKQLLAAVGQSCLIQAWQSLFGIYGVDVGQMLLTRADLDDRERYLNARDMLQALLKNNIVPIVNENDAVATNEIKVGDNDNLSALVGILAGADKLLLLTDQSGLFTADPRKDPKAELIKEVHTIDETLRKIAGGSGTTLGTGGMATKLQAADVARRAGIEVIIAAGSAENVITDVVNSKPQGTKFLPVECALESRKRWILAGPPSKGSIVIDEGAVNAVQQKGSSLLSKGITEVSGHFVRGGVAKIVNTKGELIARGISRYSSDDLSKILGKHSQDIYAVLGYEYGPVAIHRDDLVLI; translated from the coding sequence TTGAATACACAATCTCAAACCATAGTCGTTAAACTTGGTACAAGTGTACTCACCGGTGGCACATTAAAATTAGATAGAGCACACATGGTCGAATTAGTTCGCCAATGTGTTCAGCTAAAAAAAGCTGGCCATCAAGTTATTGTTGTTACGTCTGGCGCAATTGCTGCTGGCCGTGAGCATCTTAACTACCCCGAACTACCCAAAACCATGGCTAACAAGCAGTTATTAGCTGCTGTTGGTCAAAGTTGCTTAATTCAAGCATGGCAAAGTTTGTTTGGTATTTATGGTGTCGACGTAGGTCAAATGCTATTAACTCGAGCTGATTTGGATGATCGTGAGCGTTATTTGAATGCACGAGATATGCTTCAGGCGCTATTAAAAAATAATATCGTTCCTATCGTTAATGAAAATGATGCGGTAGCAACCAATGAAATTAAAGTTGGTGATAACGATAACCTTTCTGCATTAGTCGGTATTTTAGCGGGTGCAGATAAATTATTATTGTTAACAGACCAATCGGGTCTATTTACCGCTGATCCACGTAAAGATCCAAAAGCAGAATTGATCAAAGAAGTTCATACTATCGATGAAACACTACGCAAGATAGCTGGCGGAAGTGGTACAACACTTGGTACCGGTGGTATGGCGACGAAGTTGCAAGCTGCTGATGTGGCGCGCCGAGCGGGTATCGAAGTAATTATTGCCGCTGGTAGTGCTGAGAATGTAATTACTGATGTGGTTAACTCTAAACCTCAAGGTACGAAGTTCTTACCTGTTGAGTGTGCTCTAGAGAGCCGTAAACGTTGGATCTTAGCTGGACCTCCATCAAAAGGCAGCATTGTTATTGATGAAGGCGCTGTTAATGCAGTTCAACAAAAAGGCAGCAGTTTATTAAGTAAAGGTATCACTGAAGTATCAGGCCATTTCGTTCGTGGTGGCGTAGCGAAAATTGTGAATACAAAAGGTGAATTGATCGCTCGTGGTATTTCACGTTATTCAAGTGATGACTTATCTAAGATTTTAGGAAAACACAGTCAGGATATTTACGCAGTATTAGGCTACGAATATGGCCCTGTAGCTATCCATCGTGATGATTTAGTACTGATTTAG
- a CDS encoding glutamate-5-semialdehyde dehydrogenase gives MNLTTMGQAAKAAAFDLAVAPTAQKNKALAIIADELEANKDAILAANEKDIKAAVEAGISEAMQDRLLLTEERLVGIANDVRNVINLNDPVGSEIDSKVLENGMSLSRRRVPIGVIGVIYEARPNVTIDIASLCLKTGNASILRGGKETFFSNMELVKVIQVALEKAGLPAASVQYIEKPDRELVSQLLTMDDYVDMIIPRGGAGLHKMCKENSSIPVIIGGFGISHAFVDESADLERALVVVDNSKAQRPSACNALDTLLVHEAVAPQFLALLANSMAGRVELVAEPKAYGLLKEFEGVSLREAQEGDFDTEWLSYTLGVKVVADVNEAAAHMQKHNASHSDTILTNNIESAEKFINTAGSAAVYVNASTRFTDGAQFGLGAEVAVSTQKLHARGPMGLEELTSYKWVGKADYLIRS, from the coding sequence GTGAATTTAACAACTATGGGTCAAGCAGCTAAAGCCGCTGCATTTGACTTAGCTGTTGCTCCAACAGCGCAAAAGAATAAAGCACTTGCAATTATTGCTGATGAATTAGAAGCAAATAAAGATGCGATATTAGCAGCTAATGAAAAAGACATTAAAGCCGCAGTAGAAGCTGGTATTTCTGAAGCGATGCAAGATCGTCTTCTATTAACTGAAGAGCGTTTGGTTGGTATTGCTAATGATGTGCGTAATGTTATTAATCTGAACGATCCTGTAGGTAGTGAGATTGATAGTAAAGTCCTTGAAAACGGTATGTCATTATCACGCCGTCGTGTACCTATTGGGGTTATCGGTGTGATTTATGAAGCACGACCAAATGTAACTATTGATATTGCTTCCTTGTGTTTAAAAACAGGTAATGCAAGCATTTTACGTGGTGGTAAAGAGACGTTTTTCTCTAACATGGAATTGGTAAAAGTTATTCAAGTCGCTTTGGAAAAAGCAGGATTACCAGCGGCGTCTGTTCAATATATCGAAAAACCAGATCGTGAATTAGTGTCTCAACTTCTGACTATGGATGATTATGTTGATATGATCATTCCGCGTGGTGGTGCTGGTTTACATAAAATGTGTAAAGAAAACAGCTCTATTCCTGTGATCATTGGCGGCTTTGGTATTAGTCATGCTTTTGTTGATGAAAGCGCTGACCTAGAAAGAGCGTTAGTTGTTGTTGATAACTCAAAAGCACAACGCCCATCTGCATGTAATGCACTAGATACCTTATTGGTTCATGAAGCGGTTGCACCACAGTTTTTAGCATTACTTGCTAATAGTATGGCTGGTCGTGTTGAGTTAGTGGCAGAGCCTAAAGCTTACGGACTATTAAAAGAGTTTGAAGGCGTATCATTACGTGAAGCGCAAGAGGGTGATTTTGATACCGAATGGCTAAGTTACACATTAGGTGTGAAAGTAGTGGCAGATGTGAATGAAGCTGCTGCACATATGCAAAAGCATAACGCGAGTCACTCAGATACTATTTTAACGAATAATATTGAATCAGCAGAGAAATTTATTAATACAGCTGGCTCTGCTGCAGTATATGTTAATGCATCAACTCGTTTTACTGATGGTGCTCAATTTGGTTTGGGTGCTGAAGTTGCAGTATCTACTCAGAAGCTTCACGCGCGTGGTCCAATGGGCTTAGAAGAGCTAACAAGCTATAAATGGGTTGGTAAAGCAGATTATCTAATCCGTTCTTAA
- a CDS encoding IS3 family transposase (programmed frameshift): protein MKIKSQRKFSNEFKRNAVQQSLDSPDTVKSVAISIGIAPQLLVKWRSQMTSKKHTVAPIPNKGPEKSLKELEREVVELKKRLADAELENDNLKKGDGLLRKTKRIRFEFISKYSSPVRPVVKLCRYLDVSTSGYYKWLNREPTLRDRYNAELKCFLKDESERQHCVPGYRKLYEAAISYGFICNKKRIQRLLQSLGYRSRASKKRHGCAPKQKLGFPAFNLLDRKFSVSQPNRVWTSDITQVRCSEGWQYLCVVLDLYSRKVISWSTSRINNAELVVRSLKKAWERRRPDGSQLMFHSDQGVQYTSEMTMRWLYKRGITISMSRKGNCWDNACSESFFAQYKKEWISCLGQLSREEMTMQSRLYIDGYYNPIRRHGTLGGKSPIDFELSN from the exons ATGAAAATCAAATCACAACGAAAGTTTTCTAATGAGTTCAAAAGAAACGCAGTTCAACAGTCATTAGACTCTCCAGATACAGTAAAATCAGTGGCGATCTCTATTGGGATCGCTCCTCAGCTATTGGTAAAATGGAGAAGCCAGATGACATCTAAAAAACACACAGTAGCGCCCATTCCTAATAAAGGCCCTGAAAAATCGCTAAAAGAACTAGAGCGTGAGGTTGTCGAACTTAAAAAACGCTTAGCAGATGCGGAGTTGGAGAACGATA ATCTTAAAAAAGGCGACGGCCTACTTCGAAAGACGAAGAGAATAAGATTTGAGTTTATTTCCAAGTACTCAAGCCCAGTAAGGCCGGTAGTAAAACTTTGTCGCTATCTTGATGTGTCCACTTCAGGGTATTATAAGTGGTTAAATAGAGAGCCTACGCTTCGCGATAGATATAACGCTGAATTGAAGTGTTTTTTAAAAGACGAAAGCGAACGTCAACACTGTGTCCCTGGCTATAGAAAACTCTATGAAGCCGCTATCTCTTATGGTTTTATTTGTAATAAGAAACGGATCCAACGTCTGCTTCAAAGTCTTGGTTATCGTTCCAGAGCGAGTAAGAAGAGGCATGGGTGTGCGCCTAAGCAGAAATTAGGCTTTCCAGCTTTTAATTTACTGGACCGAAAGTTTTCAGTATCACAGCCAAACAGGGTTTGGACTTCAGACATTACTCAGGTCCGATGTAGTGAGGGTTGGCAGTACTTATGTGTTGTATTAGACCTTTACTCAAGAAAGGTCATCAGTTGGTCGACGAGTAGGATTAACAACGCAGAGCTTGTAGTTCGTAGTTTAAAGAAGGCTTGGGAAAGACGTAGACCTGATGGTAGTCAATTGATGTTTCATTCAGACCAAGGAGTTCAGTATACGTCAGAGATGACGATGCGTTGGTTGTACAAGAGAGGAATAACAATCAGTATGTCCCGTAAAGGAAACTGTTGGGATAATGCTTGTTCAGAGAGTTTCTTTGCTCAGTATAAAAAGGAATGGATAAGCTGTTTAGGGCAACTATCAAGAGAAGAGATGACAATGCAAAGTCGACTTTATATCGATGGCTATTATAATCCGATAAGAAGGCATGGGACTCTAGGAGGAAAGAGCCCCATAGATTTTGAGTTAAGTAACTAA
- the lipA gene encoding lipoyl synthase, whose protein sequence is MSKPIQMEKGVKYRDADKMALIPVKNMPTEQKEVLRKPEWMKIKLPASSKRIDDIKSAMRKNNLHSVCEEASCPNLAECFNHGTATFMILGAICTRRCPFCDVAHGRPVAPEAEEPKKLAKTIQDMKLKYVVITSVDRDDLRDGGAQHFADCNREIRALNPEIRIETLVPDFRGRMDRALEAMIDNPPDVFNHNLETAPRLYRKVRPGANYQWSLDLLKKFKDQHPNVPTKSGLMMGLGETKEEIVEVLKDLRAHGVTMLTLGQYLAPSRHHLPVERYVPPAEFDELKEIALELGFTHAACGPFVRSSYHADLQAKGEEVK, encoded by the coding sequence ATGAGTAAGCCAATCCAAATGGAAAAAGGTGTAAAATACCGCGATGCCGATAAAATGGCATTAATTCCAGTTAAAAACATGCCTACAGAGCAAAAAGAAGTACTACGTAAGCCTGAATGGATGAAAATCAAACTTCCTGCTAGCAGTAAACGTATCGACGATATCAAATCAGCAATGCGTAAGAATAACCTTCACTCGGTATGTGAAGAAGCCTCTTGCCCTAACCTAGCTGAATGTTTTAACCACGGTACGGCAACCTTCATGATCTTAGGTGCTATCTGCACCCGTCGTTGTCCTTTCTGTGATGTTGCCCATGGCCGCCCTGTTGCACCAGAAGCTGAAGAACCAAAAAAACTGGCTAAAACAATTCAAGATATGAAATTGAAGTATGTCGTAATTACTTCGGTTGACCGTGATGATTTACGTGATGGCGGTGCTCAGCATTTTGCAGATTGTAACCGTGAAATCCGCGCATTAAATCCTGAAATTCGCATTGAAACATTGGTTCCAGATTTCCGTGGCCGTATGGATCGCGCTCTTGAAGCGATGATCGATAACCCGCCAGATGTTTTTAACCATAACTTAGAAACCGCGCCTCGTCTTTACCGTAAAGTACGCCCAGGGGCGAATTACCAATGGTCTTTAGATCTGCTTAAAAAGTTCAAAGATCAGCACCCGAACGTTCCAACTAAATCGGGCCTAATGATGGGCCTAGGTGAAACAAAAGAAGAGATTGTTGAAGTATTAAAAGACTTACGAGCTCATGGTGTAACCATGCTTACTCTAGGTCAATACTTAGCACCAAGTCGTCACCACTTACCAGTAGAACGCTACGTCCCACCTGCTGAGTTTGATGAGTTAAAAGAAATCGCATTAGAGCTTGGGTTTACTCACGCTGCCTGTGGTCCTTTTGTTCGCTCTTCTTACCATGCCGATCTTCAAGCTAAAGGCGAAGAAGTGAAGTAA
- the lipB gene encoding lipoyl(octanoyl) transferase LipB, whose translation MNKRLVVKNLGRQDYEPVWKAMHTFTDERDENTCDEVWLVEHNPVFTQGQAGKEEHVLAAGDIPIVKSDRGGQVTYHGPGQLVAYVLINLRRKNIGVRELVTHIENTVINTLSHFNVESAARPDAPGVYVDNKKICSLGLRIRKGCSFHGLALNINMDLSPFLRINPCGYAGMEMIQLHDLVKDNMTVENKAEHVEDVHPLLIKELTTLLDYTDIEYLTESSNHE comes from the coding sequence TTGAACAAACGTCTAGTGGTTAAAAATCTTGGTCGACAAGATTACGAACCGGTATGGAAAGCAATGCATACTTTTACCGATGAACGTGATGAAAATACATGTGATGAAGTATGGCTAGTGGAACATAACCCTGTATTTACACAAGGACAAGCAGGCAAAGAAGAACACGTTCTTGCTGCTGGTGATATCCCTATTGTAAAAAGCGATAGAGGTGGACAAGTGACTTATCACGGTCCGGGTCAATTAGTTGCTTATGTATTAATTAATTTGCGACGTAAAAACATTGGTGTACGTGAATTAGTAACGCATATTGAAAATACCGTAATCAATACATTAAGTCATTTTAATGTTGAGTCAGCAGCACGTCCTGATGCTCCGGGAGTGTATGTTGATAACAAGAAAATCTGCTCATTAGGATTACGCATCCGTAAAGGATGTTCATTTCATGGATTAGCACTTAACATTAATATGGATTTGTCTCCTTTCCTACGTATAAACCCTTGTGGTTATGCTGGTATGGAAATGATCCAACTTCATGACTTAGTTAAAGATAACATGACAGTAGAGAATAAAGCAGAACACGTCGAAGATGTTCATCCTTTACTGATTAAAGAATTAACAACATTACTTGATTACACTGATATCGAGTATTTAACGGAAAGCAGCAATCATGAGTAA
- the ybeD gene encoding DUF493 family protein YbeD translates to MQEQPKLKDLLEFPCKFTYKAVGLAHEELPELVLEVIQRHAPGDYTPAVKPSGKGNYHSVSVSITATSIEQVETLYKELAEIEIVRMVL, encoded by the coding sequence ATGCAAGAGCAACCAAAGCTAAAAGATCTTCTAGAATTCCCATGTAAATTTACTTACAAAGCCGTTGGCCTTGCTCATGAAGAGCTTCCTGAGCTTGTTCTTGAAGTAATCCAACGTCATGCTCCTGGCGATTACACACCTGCAGTAAAGCCAAGTGGCAAAGGTAACTACCACTCAGTATCAGTAAGCATTACAGCGACCTCTATTGAGCAAGTAGAAACGCTTTATAAAGAACTAGCAGAAATCGAAATCGTTCGTATGGTTCTGTAA
- a CDS encoding serine hydrolase yields the protein MKNSAKQLKRLILSSFILGSTVAVAAPAVIPNAPQIAAKGYVLMDYHSGKVLAEKDMNVRMNPASLTKMMTSYVIGQEIESGNISMDDDVVISKNAWAKNFPGSSKMFIEVGSTVKVRELNKGIIIQSGNDACVAMAEHVAGSEDAFVDLMNAWAKTLNLKNTHFANVHGLDRDDLYSTPYDMALIGQALIRDVPEEYRVYSEKSFTYNGITQYNRNGLLWDKSMNVDGIKTGHTNGAGFNLVSSATEGKMRLVAVVMGTKSGNARKAESKKLLNYGFRFFETVSPHKANETFVTEKVWMGSTDEVALGVAEDTYVTLPRGQAKKMTASFVLEKTLEAPIYKGDVVGKLYYQIDGEDIAEYPLLALNDVEEGGIFSRLIDYIVLMFKGWLS from the coding sequence ATGAAAAATTCAGCGAAACAGTTAAAACGACTTATCTTATCGAGCTTTATTTTAGGCTCAACCGTTGCTGTAGCAGCACCTGCGGTTATTCCAAATGCACCGCAAATCGCAGCTAAAGGCTACGTATTAATGGACTATCATTCAGGCAAAGTATTGGCTGAAAAAGATATGAACGTTCGTATGAACCCTGCAAGCTTAACTAAAATGATGACAAGTTATGTTATCGGTCAAGAAATTGAAAGTGGCAACATTTCAATGGATGACGATGTAGTTATCAGCAAAAATGCTTGGGCTAAAAACTTCCCTGGTTCATCAAAAATGTTCATCGAAGTGGGCAGTACTGTAAAAGTTCGTGAACTTAATAAAGGTATTATCATTCAATCAGGTAACGATGCTTGTGTTGCTATGGCTGAACACGTAGCTGGCTCTGAAGATGCATTTGTTGACCTAATGAACGCGTGGGCAAAAACATTAAATCTGAAAAACACACATTTTGCTAACGTTCATGGTCTTGACCGTGATGACCTATACTCAACGCCTTACGATATGGCATTAATTGGTCAAGCTTTAATCCGTGATGTGCCTGAAGAATATCGCGTATATTCTGAAAAATCATTTACTTACAATGGTATCACTCAATACAACCGAAATGGTCTATTGTGGGATAAAAGCATGAACGTTGATGGCATTAAAACAGGCCATACAAACGGTGCTGGTTTTAACCTAGTAAGTTCAGCAACTGAAGGCAAAATGCGTTTAGTTGCCGTTGTTATGGGAACTAAATCTGGTAATGCGCGTAAAGCTGAAAGTAAAAAGTTACTGAATTACGGTTTCCGTTTCTTTGAAACTGTTTCTCCACATAAAGCTAATGAAACATTCGTAACTGAAAAAGTATGGATGGGTAGCACTGACGAAGTTGCTTTAGGTGTTGCAGAAGACACGTATGTTACTTTACCACGTGGCCAAGCTAAGAAAATGACAGCAAGCTTTGTATTAGAAAAAACGCTTGAAGCGCCTATCTACAAAGGTGATGTTGTCGGTAAACTTTACTACCAAATCGATGGTGAAGACATTGCTGAATACCCACTACTAGCTCTAAATGATGTTGAAGAAGGTGGCATCTTTAGCCGTCTTATCGATTACATTGTTCTAATGTTTAAAGGTTGGTTAAGCTAA
- a CDS encoding septal ring lytic transglycosylase RlpA family protein, with amino-acid sequence MRVILLAVSLILAGCASEPPQKTTDEPNAGRYQIDNDIAPDMPISVEHIEDAHPRYEPKSLYGNKDYTLLGKDYPIVKEPKGFTQEGISSWYGKKFHGHKTSNGEVYDMYSMSAAHKTLPLPSYVKVTNKDNGKTAIVRVNDRGPFHEGRIIDLSFAAAAKLDVLKTGTANVKIEYISVAKPTNPQEWHAIDPNQYHIQMVAVKNEQSADKIAKKLEAQFNAPTNIIKSGNVYRVRLGPFIDRDRADKTLNEAKNGQYTSAFIIQELKK; translated from the coding sequence ATGCGCGTTATTTTACTTGCAGTTTCTCTTATATTAGCGGGTTGTGCTTCTGAACCACCTCAAAAAACAACTGATGAACCTAATGCTGGTCGTTATCAAATAGATAATGATATTGCACCTGATATGCCAATTTCAGTTGAACATATCGAAGATGCTCACCCTCGCTATGAACCAAAAAGTTTATATGGTAATAAAGATTACACCTTATTAGGCAAAGATTACCCGATAGTGAAAGAACCCAAAGGGTTTACTCAAGAAGGGATAAGTTCTTGGTATGGTAAAAAATTTCATGGCCATAAAACATCAAATGGCGAAGTGTATGATATGTATTCAATGAGTGCTGCTCATAAAACACTTCCGCTCCCAAGTTATGTAAAAGTAACCAACAAAGACAATGGAAAAACAGCCATTGTTCGAGTCAATGACCGTGGACCATTTCATGAAGGTCGAATTATAGACCTAAGTTTTGCAGCGGCCGCCAAACTTGATGTACTTAAAACCGGTACAGCAAATGTTAAAATCGAATATATTTCTGTAGCTAAACCGACTAACCCACAAGAATGGCACGCAATAGATCCTAATCAATATCATATTCAAATGGTCGCCGTTAAAAATGAACAAAGTGCGGATAAAATAGCAAAGAAACTAGAAGCTCAATTTAATGCTCCAACAAACATTATAAAATCAGGCAATGTTTACCGTGTTCGTTTAGGGCCTTTTATTGATAGAGACAGAGCAGATAAAACATTGAACGAAGCAAAAAATGGACAATATACTTCAGCGTTTATCATCCAAGAATTGAAGAAATAA
- the rodA gene encoding rod shape-determining protein RodA, producing MRVDIASGKNRDFFHRIHLDLPLLLGILLLMACALVIMYSASGQSLLMMDKQAMRMLLSLGVMFFLAQISPRAYEAAAPYVFTIGIFLLLGVLLFGEASKGAQRWLNFGFVRFQPSELIKLAVPLMVARYIGNKPLPPTVRTLFFALLMVFVPTIMIAKQPDLGTSILIAASGIFVIFLAGISWKIITAAAVAVGAFIPILWFFLMRPYQKVRVQTLFNPESDPLGAGYHIIQSKIAIGSGGLLGKGWLHGTQSQLEFIPERHTDFIFAVIAEEWGLIGVIALLTLYLFIIGRGLFLASQAQTAFGRMMGGSVVLSFFVYIFVNIGMVSGILPVVGVPLPLVSYGGTSMVTLMAGFGILMSIHTHRKVHSKAN from the coding sequence ATGAGAGTTGATATTGCATCAGGAAAGAATCGCGACTTTTTTCATCGAATTCATTTAGATTTACCACTATTGCTAGGCATTTTATTATTGATGGCATGTGCCTTAGTTATTATGTATAGCGCCAGTGGTCAAAGCTTATTGATGATGGATAAGCAAGCAATGAGAATGTTGCTTTCTTTGGGAGTCATGTTCTTTCTTGCGCAAATATCACCAAGAGCCTACGAAGCCGCTGCTCCCTATGTTTTCACTATAGGAATTTTCCTATTATTAGGGGTTCTCCTTTTTGGAGAGGCATCAAAAGGGGCTCAACGGTGGTTGAATTTCGGCTTTGTTCGATTTCAACCATCAGAACTTATCAAATTAGCCGTGCCATTAATGGTGGCTCGTTATATTGGTAATAAACCATTACCACCAACGGTTAGAACTCTCTTTTTCGCTCTGTTAATGGTCTTTGTTCCAACCATCATGATTGCCAAACAACCAGATCTAGGGACCTCAATACTGATTGCAGCATCGGGTATTTTCGTTATTTTTCTAGCCGGTATCAGTTGGAAAATTATCACAGCAGCAGCCGTTGCCGTTGGCGCTTTTATCCCTATTTTATGGTTTTTCTTGATGCGACCTTATCAAAAAGTTCGTGTTCAAACATTATTTAACCCCGAATCCGATCCACTTGGTGCTGGTTATCATATTATTCAATCCAAAATAGCGATTGGTTCTGGTGGCCTATTAGGAAAAGGATGGTTACACGGGACTCAGTCTCAACTCGAATTCATACCTGAACGACATACCGATTTCATTTTTGCCGTGATTGCAGAAGAATGGGGACTTATTGGTGTTATTGCTTTATTAACGCTCTATCTATTTATCATTGGTCGCGGCTTATTTTTGGCAAGTCAAGCACAGACGGCTTTTGGGCGCATGATGGGAGGAAGTGTTGTACTAAGCTTCTTTGTTTATATTTTTGTAAACATCGGCATGGTCAGTGGTATTCTTCCTGTTGTAGGCGTTCCTCTTCCCTTAGTTAGTTATGGTGGTACTTCCATGGTTACCCTAATGGCAGGTTTTGGTATTCTAATGTCAATTCACACTCATAGAAAAGTTCACTCAAAGGCAAATTAA
- the mrdA gene encoding penicillin-binding protein 2 yields the protein MIKRKRTQIRDYHAETRLFASRAIISFSGIIVLIGLLLTNLYNIQINEFQDYKTRSNDNRIKIVPIAPNRGLIFDRNGNPLAENRPVFNLEVTPDKVSDLSLLFTELQTILPITQDNIDDFQKERRRTRRFKSVPLLTQLTQEQVAIFSVNQHKFQGVEIKAYLKRFYPYGKTLTHVLGYVAKINDRDLARLAREEKDANYQATRDIGKLGIERFYEDILHGTAGYQEVEVNSRGRVIRTLKYVPPIPGKDIVLNLDIKLQKFVEKQLDGRRGSAIVLDPKTSAVLAMVSSPSYDPNLFVHGISSKNYSALLNDPDRPLVNRSTLGIYPPASTVKPFIAVAALKEKIVTTETTRDDPGYWRIPNSKTKPFRDWKRWGHGTVNLKQSIEESVDTFFYQIAYDMGIDRLSSWMMKFGFGDYTGIDIREESKANMPTREWKVARFRTPWYQGDTIPVGIGQGYWTATPMQLAKATAVLTNHGKVQAPHLLKGIIENNKEVPYEPEPYPPIEGVKDSYWQLAIDGMILVNNGRKGTARRAFAGTPYVSAGKSGTSQVFGLKEDEEYNADEIAEHLRDHALFTGFAPAKDPKVIISLVLENGGGGSSQGGPIARHVFDYVLLPKTEEAAKK from the coding sequence TTGATTAAGCGCAAACGCACACAGATCCGTGACTATCACGCTGAAACGAGATTATTTGCATCACGTGCAATTATCTCGTTTTCAGGGATCATTGTACTTATTGGTCTGCTTTTGACTAACTTGTACAACATTCAAATCAATGAATTTCAAGATTATAAAACACGCTCAAATGATAACCGTATTAAGATAGTCCCTATCGCACCAAACCGAGGATTAATCTTTGATAGAAACGGAAATCCATTAGCGGAAAACCGCCCTGTTTTTAATTTAGAAGTCACCCCTGACAAAGTGTCAGATCTTTCTCTTTTGTTTACAGAATTACAAACTATCCTGCCAATAACACAAGATAATATTGATGACTTTCAAAAAGAACGTCGCCGAACTCGTCGCTTTAAATCCGTTCCTCTTCTTACCCAATTAACACAAGAGCAAGTTGCAATATTTTCTGTTAATCAGCATAAATTCCAAGGTGTTGAGATAAAAGCTTACTTAAAACGTTTTTATCCTTATGGGAAAACCCTCACGCATGTTCTTGGTTATGTAGCTAAAATTAACGATCGTGATTTAGCTCGTCTAGCACGAGAAGAAAAAGACGCAAATTATCAAGCAACTCGTGATATTGGTAAATTAGGTATTGAGCGCTTTTATGAAGATATTCTTCATGGAACTGCAGGCTATCAAGAAGTTGAAGTAAATAGTCGTGGTCGTGTTATTCGTACTCTGAAGTACGTACCACCAATCCCAGGTAAAGATATCGTTTTAAACCTAGATATCAAACTTCAAAAATTTGTTGAAAAACAACTGGATGGACGCAGAGGTTCTGCCATTGTACTTGACCCTAAAACCAGTGCAGTTTTAGCTATGGTTTCAAGCCCAAGCTATGATCCAAACTTATTTGTACATGGTATTTCAAGTAAAAATTACAGCGCTCTATTAAATGATCCTGATCGTCCATTAGTTAACAGAAGTACATTAGGTATCTATCCGCCAGCATCAACCGTAAAACCATTTATTGCTGTTGCAGCATTAAAAGAGAAAATTGTTACGACAGAAACAACCCGTGATGACCCGGGTTATTGGCGCATACCGAACTCTAAAACTAAACCATTTAGAGACTGGAAGCGTTGGGGTCACGGTACAGTTAACTTAAAACAATCTATTGAAGAGTCTGTTGATACCTTCTTCTATCAAATTGCCTATGATATGGGCATTGATAGATTATCAAGTTGGATGATGAAATTTGGTTTTGGTGATTATACAGGTATTGATATTCGTGAAGAAAGTAAAGCGAATATGCCTACTCGAGAATGGAAAGTTGCTCGTTTCCGTACCCCATGGTACCAAGGGGATACTATCCCTGTAGGTATTGGTCAAGGCTACTGGACAGCAACGCCAATGCAGCTTGCAAAAGCAACGGCTGTATTAACCAATCATGGTAAAGTTCAAGCACCACATTTATTAAAAGGCATTATTGAAAATAATAAAGAAGTGCCTTATGAACCAGAGCCTTACCCACCAATTGAAGGGGTAAAAGACAGTTACTGGCAATTAGCTATTGATGGCATGATTCTAGTAAATAATGGACGTAAAGGTACAGCAAGACGAGCTTTTGCTGGCACACCTTATGTAAGTGCTGGTAAATCAGGTACATCGCAAGTATTCGGTCTAAAAGAAGATGAAGAATATAATGCAGATGAAATTGCAGAACACTTACGTGACCACGCTTTATTTACCGGTTTTGCACCAGCAAAAGATCCAAAAGTTATTATTTCTCTCGTATTAGAGAATGGTGGTGGTGGCTCTAGCCAAGGTGGTCCAATAGCTCGTCACGTCTTCGATTATGTATTACTACCGAAAACGGAAGAGGCCGCTAAGAAGTAA